The region CCACTTCGGGCAGATCGTCCCACCGGCCGATGTGGACGTCTTCATGATCGCTCCCAAGAGCCCGGGGCACCTGTTGCGGCGCGTCTTCACCGAGGGGCGCGGCGTGCCGGCGCTGCTGGCGATCCACCAGGATGCCACCGGCGGCGCCAAGGCGCTGGCGCTGGCCTACGCCGCCGGGATCGGCAGCCTGCGGGCCGGTGTGGTGGAGACCACCTTCAAGGAGGAGACAGAAACCGATCTGTTCGGCGAGCAGGCCGTACTCTGCGGAGGGGTGACCTCGTTGGTCGCGGCCGGCTACGAGATCCTGGTCGACGCTGGGTACCAGCCCGAGATCGCCTACTTCGAGTGCCTGCACGAGCTCAAGCTCATAGTGGACCTCATGTACGAGGGCGGGATGGGGCGGATGCGCCACTCGGTCAGCAACACGGCCGAGTTTGGCGATTACACGCGCGGCCCCCGCGTGATCTCTGAGGCGGTGCGCGCCGAGATGCGGGAGATCCTCAAAGAGGTCCAGTCCGGCGCGTTTGCCCGGGAGTGGATTCTGGAGAACCAGGCAGGCAGGCCGCTGTTCACTGCCCTGGCCCGTCAGGGGAGGGAGCACCCGATTGAGGACGTGGGGAGACGGCTGCGGGCGATGATGTCCTGGCTCGCACCGGGAGGTTCCTGATGGACGACGTCGTTCGCATCTTCGACACCACGCTGCGTGACGGCGAGCAGTCGCCGGGCTTCTCCATGACGTCGGCCGAGAAGCTGGAGCTGGCCCGGCAGTTGGAGGCACTGCGCGTGGACGTCATCGAGGCGGGATTCCCAATATCGTCGCCCGGCGAGATGGACGCCGTCCGGGCCGTGGCCAGGGAGGTGCGCGGCAGCACCGTCGCCGCCCTGGCACGCGCCAATACTCGGGACGTGGAAGCGGCGGTCGAGGCGCTGCGTCAGGCCTCCAGGCCGCGGGTCCATGTCTTTGTTGCCACTTCAGCCATTCACATGGCGCACAAGCTGCGGTTGACGCCCGACGAGGTCGTCGAGGCCGCGACCGGCGCGGTGCGGCTGGCGCGACGATTCACCGACGACGTTGAGTTCTCGGCCGAGGATGCCAGCCGCTCCGAGGTCGAGTTCCTCTGCCGTGTTTTCGACGCCGTCATCCGGGCCGGCGCCACCGTGATCAACGTTCCCGATACCGTCGGGTACACGACCCCGCACGAGTACGCCGCGCTGATCCAGACGCTGCGGGAGCACGTGACAGACAGCGATCGCGTCACCTGGAGCGTTCACTGTCACGACGACCTGGGTCTGGCGGTCGCCAACTCTCTGGCAGCGGTGGCCGCGGGCGCCCGGCAGGTTGAGTGCACGATCAACGGAATCGGCGAGCGCGCGGGCAACGCCGCCCTGGAGGAGGTCGTCATGGCGCTGCGCACCCGGCGCGACGCCTACGGCGCCCACACCAGGGTTGACACCACCCGGCTGTACCGCACGAGCCGTCTCCTGACCGCGGTTACTGGCGTGGCGGTGCAGCCCAACAAAGCCGTCGTGGGAGAGAACGCCTTTGCCCACGAGGCAGGCATCCACCAGCACGGAGTGCTGGTCAACCGGACGACATACGAGATCATGCGGCCCGAGGATGTCGGACTGCCGAAGAACCGGCTTGTGATGGGCAAGCACTCGGGCCGCCATGCCTTCCGCAAGGCGCTGGAGGATCAGGGAGTGCGACTCGACGAGCCCACATTGGATCGCACGTTCGCGCGTTTCAAGGAGTTGGCCGACAAGAAGAAGCAGGTGGCAATCGAGGACATCCTTGCCTTGGTTGACGAGGAGGTCCGCTCCGTGCCGGCGCGTTACACCCTGCAATCGTTCCATGTGATCACGGGAACCGGCGTACCACCGGCCGCCACCGTAACGCTCAACGGCGACGGCGGCCCCACGACCGCGTCGGCCTCGGGCGACGGTCCGGTAGACGCACTGTGCGCCGCGGTGGCAGCCATGACCGGGTTGCAGGCGCAGCTTGTGGGCTACGGTATCCGGGCCGTGACCGGGGGTACGGACGCGTTGGGAGAGGTGACCGCTCGGGTTCGGGAAGGCGAGACGATGGTCGTGGGCCGGGCAAGCAGCACCGACGTGCTGGAGGGTAGCGTGCGTGCGTACCTGGATGCCGTGAATCGGCTGTTGGCGGTCCGCGACGCGGCGAGGGCAGGTGATCCGGCATGGGCATGACCCTTACCGAGA is a window of Armatimonadota bacterium DNA encoding:
- the ilvC gene encoding ketol-acid reductoisomerase is translated as MATVYTERDGGLRPLEGKTVAVLGYGSQGHAQAQNLRDSGVGVIVGLRPGSPSWDRAGSDGFAVRSTAEAAEEGDVVQVLIPDELQSAAYREAIAPVLQRGKALAFSHGFNIHFGQIVPPADVDVFMIAPKSPGHLLRRVFTEGRGVPALLAIHQDATGGAKALALAYAAGIGSLRAGVVETTFKEETETDLFGEQAVLCGGVTSLVAAGYEILVDAGYQPEIAYFECLHELKLIVDLMYEGGMGRMRHSVSNTAEFGDYTRGPRVISEAVRAEMREILKEVQSGAFAREWILENQAGRPLFTALARQGREHPIEDVGRRLRAMMSWLAPGGS
- a CDS encoding 2-isopropylmalate synthase, producing MDDVVRIFDTTLRDGEQSPGFSMTSAEKLELARQLEALRVDVIEAGFPISSPGEMDAVRAVAREVRGSTVAALARANTRDVEAAVEALRQASRPRVHVFVATSAIHMAHKLRLTPDEVVEAATGAVRLARRFTDDVEFSAEDASRSEVEFLCRVFDAVIRAGATVINVPDTVGYTTPHEYAALIQTLREHVTDSDRVTWSVHCHDDLGLAVANSLAAVAAGARQVECTINGIGERAGNAALEEVVMALRTRRDAYGAHTRVDTTRLYRTSRLLTAVTGVAVQPNKAVVGENAFAHEAGIHQHGVLVNRTTYEIMRPEDVGLPKNRLVMGKHSGRHAFRKALEDQGVRLDEPTLDRTFARFKELADKKKQVAIEDILALVDEEVRSVPARYTLQSFHVITGTGVPPAATVTLNGDGGPTTASASGDGPVDALCAAVAAMTGLQAQLVGYGIRAVTGGTDALGEVTARVREGETMVVGRASSTDVLEGSVRAYLDAVNRLLAVRDAARAGDPAWA